A stretch of Cicer arietinum cultivar CDC Frontier isolate Library 1 chromosome 5, Cicar.CDCFrontier_v2.0, whole genome shotgun sequence DNA encodes these proteins:
- the LOC101499797 gene encoding VQ motif-containing protein 9-like: MDKSCQSSADSTNNSSSRDHYLRHLNKLSQKITKPIIKKPSFDPPPLPPPPPPPQPQNQNQNQIQNQNQNQNQNTNNNNNNNNPLQPQPQPQQNLQHQPPVYNINKNDFRDVVQKLTGSPAHDRISPPPPIQQPKPQSSRLQRIRPPPLPHITNRPPPLLNTAIPRRPQHQNFNFNPVNFNHNFPGFGRPLAPLSPLPPFPTVHAPAESPISAYMRDLQNLVSTMDSKGFTGFSPLPPPISSPHPPPEQQQQQQQQHQQQQQPQHQQQHQHQQQQPPPQQQGFNPAQMSVQTPSPFPMPSSPTPFGCLNSQLSSYPLLSPGLLFSPNSANLGFPQLPLSPTVQVPSPRWREL, from the coding sequence ATGGATAAAAGCTGTCAATCCTCTGCAGACTCTACTAATAATTCCTCTTCCAGAGACCACTACCTCAGACACCTCAATAAGCTTTCTCAAAAAATCACCAAACCCATCATTAAAAAACCCTCTTTTGACCCTCCACCactaccaccaccaccaccgccACCACAACCtcaaaatcagaatcaaaatcaaattcaaaaccaaaaccaaaaccaaaaccaaaacactaataataataataataataataatcctcTACAGCCACAACCACAACCACAGCAAAACCTACAACATCAACCACCAGTTTACAACATCAACAAAAACGATTTCAGAGACGTAGTTCAAAAACTAACGGGTTCACCTGCACACGACCGTATCTCACCACCACCACCTATTCAACAACCTAAACCACAAAGCTCTCGTCTTCAGCGAATTCGTCCACCTCCGTTACCTCACATCACTAACCGTCCACCTCCGTTACTTAACACCGCTATACCCCGTCGTCCACAACACCAGAACTTCAACTTTAACCCCGTTAACTTTAATCATAACTTTCCTGGTTTTGGTAGACCTCTGGCGCCGTTATCTCCGTTGCCGCCGTTTCCTACCGTTCACGCTCCGGCGGAATCTCCAATCTCCGCTTACATGCGCGATCTGCAGAATCTCGTTTCCACCATGGATTCGAAAGGCTTCACCGGTTTTTCTCCTTTGCCTCCTCCGATTTCATCGCCTCACCCTCCACCGGAACAACAgcaacaacagcaacaacaacatcaacaacaacagCAGCCGCAACATCAACAGCAGcatcaacatcaacaacaacaaccaccgCCGCAGCAGCAAGGCTTTAATCCTGCACAAATGTCAGTACAAACTCCGTCGCCGTTTCCGATGCCGTCATCACCAACACCTTTTGGATGTTTGAATTCGCAGCTTTCATCTTACCCTTTGTTGTCACCTGGTTTATTGTTTTCCCCCAATTCGGCTAATTTAGGGTTTCCTCAACTTCCTCTTTCACCAACCGTGCAGGTTCCAAGTCCACGATGGAGAGAGCTTTGA
- the LOC101500449 gene encoding 14-3-3-like protein produces the protein MAVAHSPREENVYMAKLAEQAERYEEMVEFMEKVSANADNEELTVEERNLLSVAYKNVIGARRASWRIISSIEQKEESRGNEDHVAVIRDYRSKIESELSNICDGILKLLDSRLIPSASSGDSKVFYLKMKGDYHRYLAEFKTGAERKEAAESTLSAYKSAQDIANAELPPTHPIRLGLALNFSVFYYEILNSPDRACNLAKQAFDEAIAELDTLGEESYKDSTLIMQLLRDNLTLWTSDMQDDGADEIKEAPSKPDEPQQ, from the exons ATGGCGGTCGCTCATTCTCCTCGGGAAGAGAACGTGTACATGGCAAAGCTCGCCGAGCAAGCCGAGCGCTACGAAGAGATGGTGGAGTTCATGGAGAAGGTTTCCGCCAACGCTGATAACGAGGAACTCACGGTGGAGGAAAGGAACCTTCTCTCCGTAGCTTACAAGAACGTCATCGGAGCTCGACGCGCTTCGTGGCGTATCATTTCCTCTATTGAACAGAAAGAGGAGAGCCGCGGCAACGAGGACCACGTCGCTGTCATCCGTGACTACCGATCTAAGATCGAGTCAGAGCTCTCTAACATCTGTGACGGTATTCTCAAGCTCCTCGATTCTCGTCTGATTCCTTCCGCTTCCTCTGGCGATTCTAAGGTTTTCTACCTCAAGATGAAGGGAGATTACCACAGGTACCTTGCCGAGTTCAAGACCGGAGCCGAGCGTAAGGAGGCTGCAGAGAGCACTCTCTCCGCTTACAAATCTGCTCAG GATATTGCAAATGCGGAACTTCCTCCAACTCATCCCATTAGACTTGGACTTGCTCTCAACTTCTCTGTTTTTTACTATGAAATTCTTAACTCTCCTGATCGTGCCTGCAATCTTGCAAAACAG GCTTTCGATGAAGCGATTGCTGAATTGGATACCCTTGGAGAGGAATCTTACAAAGACAGCACTTTGATCATGCAACTCCTTCGCGATAACCTCACTCTCTGGACTTCTGACATGCAG GATGATGGTGCTGATGAAATTAAAGAAGCACCATCTAAACCGGATGAACCACAGCAGTAA
- the LOC101500118 gene encoding VQ motif-containing protein 9, translating to MDKSCQSSADSTNNSSSRDHYLRHLNKLSQKITKPIIKKPSFDPPPLPPPPPPPQPQNQNQNQIQNQNQNQNQNTNNNNNNNNPLQPQPQPQQNLQHQPPVYNINKNDFRDVVQKLTGSPAHDRISTPPPIQQPKPQSSRLQRIRPPPLPHITNRPPPLLNTAIPRRPQHQNFNFNPVNFNHNFPGFGRPLAPLSPLPPFPTVHAPAESPISAYMRDLQNLVSTMDSKGFTGFSPLPPPISSPHPPPEQQQQQQQQHQQQQQPQHQQQHQHQQQQPPPQQQGFNPAQMSVQTPSPFPMPSSPTPFGCLNSQLSSYPLLSPGLLFSPNSANLGFPQLPLSPTVQVPSPRWREL from the coding sequence ATGGATAAAAGCTGTCAATCCTCTGCAGACTCTACTAATAATTCCTCTTCCAGAGACCACTACCTCAGACACCTCAATAAGCTTTCTCAAAAAATCACCAAACCCATCATTAAAAAACCCTCTTTTGACCCTCCACCactaccaccaccaccaccgccACCACAACCtcaaaatcagaatcaaaatcaaattcaaaaccaaaaccaaaaccaaaaccaaaacactaataataataataataataataatcctcTACAGCCACAACCACAACCACAGCAAAACCTACAACATCAACCACCAGTTTACAACATCAACAAAAACGATTTCAGAGACGTAGTTCAAAAACTAACGGGTTCACCTGCACACGACCGTATCTCAACACCACCACCTATTCAACAACCTAAACCACAAAGCTCTCGTCTTCAGCGAATTCGTCCACCTCCGTTACCTCACATCACTAACCGTCCACCTCCGTTACTTAACACCGCTATACCCCGTCGTCCACAACACCAGAACTTCAACTTTAACCCCGTTAACTTTAATCATAACTTTCCTGGTTTTGGTAGACCTCTGGCGCCGTTATCTCCGTTGCCGCCGTTTCCTACCGTTCACGCTCCGGCGGAATCTCCAATCTCCGCTTACATGCGCGATCTGCAGAATCTCGTTTCCACCATGGATTCGAAAGGCTTCACCGGTTTTTCTCCTTTGCCTCCTCCGATTTCATCGCCTCACCCTCCACCGGAACAACAgcaacaacagcaacaacaacatcaacaacaacagCAGCCGCAACATCAACAGCAGcatcaacatcaacaacaacaaccaccgCCGCAGCAGCAAGGCTTTAATCCTGCACAAATGTCAGTACAAACTCCGTCGCCGTTTCCGATGCCGTCATCACCAACACCTTTTGGATGTTTGAATTCGCAGCTTTCATCTTACCCTTTGTTGTCACCTGGTTTATTGTTTTCCCCCAATTCGGCTAATTTAGGGTTTCCTCAACTTCCTCTTTCACCAACCGTGCAGGTTCCAAGTCCACGATGGAGAGAGCTTTGA
- the LOC101499075 gene encoding alcohol dehydrogenase-like 2 isoform X1, which yields MPIRSITREFIGKPIRCKAAICKKSGEPLVIEEVELDPPKSWEVRIKILCTSLCHSDVTFWKMDSSAPAAKFPIILGHEAVGVVESVGEHVEEVKEGDLVVPVFLANCGECRDCESRKSNMCSKFGSGAIRDMPRDGTSRFRDMNGKVVHHLLGVSSFSQYTVVDVTHVVKIHHHFPLHMACLLSCGVSTGVGAAWKVADVEKGSTVAIFGLGAVGLAVAVAAKQRGASKIIGVDLNQDKFEIGKQFGVTDFVNPSSCNDKSVSEVIKDMTDGGADYCFECIGLASLMAEAFNSSREGWGKTVIIGVEMHGSPLSVSSYSILKGRTITGSLFGGFKPKTDIPLLANKYLDKELNLDGFVSQEVDFKDINKAFDYLLQGNTIRCIIRMDH from the exons ATGCCTATCAGAAGCATTACAAGGGAATTTATTGGCAAGCCAATAAGATGCAAAG CTGCAATATGCAAAAAATCAGGTGAACCTCTTGTTATTGAGGAAGTTGAATTAGACCCACCAAAATCATGGGAGGTTCGGATCAAAATTTTATGCACTTCTCTCTGCCACTCTGATGTGACCTTTTGGAAAATGGATTCTTCA gCACCTGCTGCTAAATTTCCAATAATTTTGGGACACGAAGCTGTGGG AGTTGTGGAGAGTGTGGGGGAGCATGTTGAAGAAGTGAAAGAGGGGGATTTAGTGGTGCCAGTGTTCCTAGCAAACTGTGGGGAATGCAGAGATTGCGAGAGCAGAAAAAGCAACATGTGCTCCAAGTTTGGAAGTGGAGCCATCCGTGACATGCCCAGAGATGGAACCAGCAGGTTTAGGGACATGAATGGAAAAGTGGTGCACCATTTATTGGGTGTTAGTAGCTTTTCTCAGTATACCGTAGTTGATGTAACTCATGTGGTTAAAATTCACCATCATTTTCCTCTTCATATGGCTTGTCTGCTCAGTTGTGGAGTTTCTACAG GGGTGGGGGCAGCATGGAAGGTGGCTGACGTAGAGAAAGGATCCACGGTGGCTATTTTTGGGCTTGGTGCTGTAGGCCTAGCT GTTGCTGTAGCAGCAAAGCAACGGGGAGCTTCAAAGATTATAGGCGTGGATCTAAATCAGGACAAATTTGAAATAG gAAAACAATTTGGAGTAACTGATTTTGTGAATCCCTCCAGTTGCAACGACAAGTCTGTGAGCGAG GTGATTAAGGATATGACAGATGGAGGAGCTGATTATTGCTTTGAGTGCATAGGATTGGCATCACTAATGGCAGAGGCTTTTAATAGCAGCAGAGAA GGTTGGGGAAAGACAGTGATAATAGGGGTGGAAATGCATGGGTCACCACTCAGTGTAAGTTCTTATAGCATCCTAAAAGGCAGAACTATCACCGGATCACTATTTGGAGGCTTCAAACCCAAAACTGATATTCCCTTACTCGCGAACAAGTACTTAGACAAA GAGCTTAACTTGGACGGGTTCGTATCACAAGAGGTAGATTTTAAAGACATTAATAAAGCTTTTGACTATCTTCTTCAAGGAAATACCATCCGTTGCATTATAAGAATGGATCATTAG
- the LOC101499075 gene encoding alcohol dehydrogenase-like 2 isoform X2 yields MPIRSITREFIGKPIRCKGEPLVIEEVELDPPKSWEVRIKILCTSLCHSDVTFWKMDSSAPAAKFPIILGHEAVGVVESVGEHVEEVKEGDLVVPVFLANCGECRDCESRKSNMCSKFGSGAIRDMPRDGTSRFRDMNGKVVHHLLGVSSFSQYTVVDVTHVVKIHHHFPLHMACLLSCGVSTGVGAAWKVADVEKGSTVAIFGLGAVGLAVAVAAKQRGASKIIGVDLNQDKFEIGKQFGVTDFVNPSSCNDKSVSEVIKDMTDGGADYCFECIGLASLMAEAFNSSREGWGKTVIIGVEMHGSPLSVSSYSILKGRTITGSLFGGFKPKTDIPLLANKYLDKELNLDGFVSQEVDFKDINKAFDYLLQGNTIRCIIRMDH; encoded by the exons ATGCCTATCAGAAGCATTACAAGGGAATTTATTGGCAAGCCAATAAGATGCAAAG GTGAACCTCTTGTTATTGAGGAAGTTGAATTAGACCCACCAAAATCATGGGAGGTTCGGATCAAAATTTTATGCACTTCTCTCTGCCACTCTGATGTGACCTTTTGGAAAATGGATTCTTCA gCACCTGCTGCTAAATTTCCAATAATTTTGGGACACGAAGCTGTGGG AGTTGTGGAGAGTGTGGGGGAGCATGTTGAAGAAGTGAAAGAGGGGGATTTAGTGGTGCCAGTGTTCCTAGCAAACTGTGGGGAATGCAGAGATTGCGAGAGCAGAAAAAGCAACATGTGCTCCAAGTTTGGAAGTGGAGCCATCCGTGACATGCCCAGAGATGGAACCAGCAGGTTTAGGGACATGAATGGAAAAGTGGTGCACCATTTATTGGGTGTTAGTAGCTTTTCTCAGTATACCGTAGTTGATGTAACTCATGTGGTTAAAATTCACCATCATTTTCCTCTTCATATGGCTTGTCTGCTCAGTTGTGGAGTTTCTACAG GGGTGGGGGCAGCATGGAAGGTGGCTGACGTAGAGAAAGGATCCACGGTGGCTATTTTTGGGCTTGGTGCTGTAGGCCTAGCT GTTGCTGTAGCAGCAAAGCAACGGGGAGCTTCAAAGATTATAGGCGTGGATCTAAATCAGGACAAATTTGAAATAG gAAAACAATTTGGAGTAACTGATTTTGTGAATCCCTCCAGTTGCAACGACAAGTCTGTGAGCGAG GTGATTAAGGATATGACAGATGGAGGAGCTGATTATTGCTTTGAGTGCATAGGATTGGCATCACTAATGGCAGAGGCTTTTAATAGCAGCAGAGAA GGTTGGGGAAAGACAGTGATAATAGGGGTGGAAATGCATGGGTCACCACTCAGTGTAAGTTCTTATAGCATCCTAAAAGGCAGAACTATCACCGGATCACTATTTGGAGGCTTCAAACCCAAAACTGATATTCCCTTACTCGCGAACAAGTACTTAGACAAA GAGCTTAACTTGGACGGGTTCGTATCACAAGAGGTAGATTTTAAAGACATTAATAAAGCTTTTGACTATCTTCTTCAAGGAAATACCATCCGTTGCATTATAAGAATGGATCATTAG